In Acidobacteriota bacterium, the genomic window GTCGATGACGGTGGCCGTCACCGTCTCACCGGCTTCCGCCTTGGCCCGCAGGCGCCTCAGGACGTCGGGACGCAAGGCCAGCAGGTCGATGACCCGCGAAGCCTCCACCCGCGTCTCCTCGTTGTCTCGGATGGCTTGCGAGCTGCGAGACTGCTCAGAGCGGGGCGTGAGGTCGGCGGTCTCCGTAGCGAAAAGGGCGCCGGCCACCTGGTAGCGCACCTCCACCGGCCCGACCAGCTCCGAGGCCTCGTAGATCAGGCGCTCGGCACCGACCACCGGATCCCCCGGCAACCCGGCGGCGCGAACCTCCGGATCCACCTGGACGGCCCTGGAGCAACTGAAGGCCGGAGAGGGAGCGGTGGTGGGGATCTGCGCCAGGACGGCCGGCGCCGCCAGCAACGAGGCTGCCAGGCAACAGGCCACCAGGACCCAGGCTGTTGGGAAGCTCGGCATCGACAGGGCTTCGTTCTTGAAGATGGGTCTCTTGAGCATCGGAACCTCCAATTCATTCGGCGAGTCCGCCGGGTGAGAAGATGCGCAAGATGGACCCTCGACAAGGGCGAAATTAAATCAGGCCAGAAAAGTACTCCATTTATATAACTTATGTAGCCGAATTTTTCAATTCAAGCACGGACAGGATCACTCAGCAGGAAGGGCGACGCTGAGACCGCCTCGGCGCCGCGAGTCAGGAGCCCGGACGCTCTAGAGTGAAGACCACCGCATCGTAGGTCCTGTCCCCCACCTCCAACCCCCCCTCGAGGACCTTCCGCTGGTGAGCCCCGGCCTTGGCGGCCACTCGCCGGCTGCCGACGTTGTCCTTGGCGGCACGGATCTCGATGCGCTCGACCGGCGTGTGCTCGAAGGTCCAACGCACCAGCCGCTGCACCGCTTCGGTGGCGAGACCGCGGCCGGTGGCGGAGGTGCGGATCCAATAGCCGAGGTTGGCGGTCCCGGCTTCGGCGTCGATGCCGTTGACGCCGCAAACGCCGAGAATCTGGCCCTCCTCGCCGACGATCAGGAACTCGAAGCCGCTGCCGTCGGTGCGCGCCTGGGCCTGGGCGATGATGAATTCCAGAGTCTCCTGCCGCGAGTACCCCTGGTGGCACCAGCCCATCCAGGGATGCAGCTCCGGGAAGGACTCCTGCACTGCCGCGTAGAGACCGTCGACGTCGGAGAGCTCGGGAAAGCGCAGCTCGATGCCGAGGGCTGCGCCCTCCGGCGTCCCGGCTCGGGGTGGGTCGGAGAGTTGCACCGCCTCAGGCGTCCTCGAAGGAGCCGCCGAGCACCGCCTCCGCGGGAGCGGGACGGGCCGCAGAAGCGGTGCCGCCGGCGGAGTCGTGGGCATCGGCGCTCTCTCCATCTGACTCCAGCGCAGGATGCGGCTCGTGGCCGAAAGCCCCCGCACCGAAACTCATGGCCCCCTGCTCGGCGCCGTTGGCAACGGCTCGGAAGCCGGTGAACAGCTCGCGGCCGAGGCCCTGGTGGAAATCCCCCAGGTCGCCCGGAGCCGTTAACGCTAGCGAGCTGGACCGAGCTTCCCACTCCTCGTCGGGCACCTGCACCTCCAAGACGCCGTTCTCCGGATCCAGCAGGATTCTGTCACCGTCCTGAAGCCTCGCCAGCGGTCCCCCCACCGCCGCCTCCGGGGTCAGATGGATAGCGGAGAGCACCTTGCCGGAAGCACCGGACAGCCGGCCGTCGGTGACCAGCGCTACCGAGTGACCGCGATCCTGGAGCACCCCCAGCTGGGGCATCAGCTTGTGCAGCTCCGGCATGCCGTTGGCCCGCGGCCCCTGGAAGCGCACCACCGCCACGAAGTCCCGGTCCAGCTCGCCGGCGTCAAACGCCCGCACCAGCTCCTCCTGCCGCTCGAAGATCCGCGCCGGGGCTTCCACCCGCCGGTGCTTCTCCTTCACCGCGCTGGTCTTGACCACCCCGCGGCCGAGCTTGCCATCCACCAGCCGCAGCCCGCCGGTGGCCTGGAAGGGGTCGTCGTGGGAGCGCAGGATCAGGGCGTCCCGGCTCTTCTCCGGCGAGGGTCGCCACGCCAGCTCGCCATCCTCCAGCAGCGCCTCCCGGCGGTAGCGCTCCAGCCCCGGACCGGCGATGGTGCGCACGTCCGGGTGCAGCAACCCGGCGTCCAGCAGCTGGCCGATGAGGAACGGCAGGCCGCCGGCCTGATGGAAGTGGTTCACGTCGGCGCTACCGTTGGGGTAGACCCGCGCCAGCAGGGGCACGGCGGAGGACAGCCGGTCGAAATCTTGCCAGTCGATGATCACCCCCGCCGCCCGGGCGATGGCCACCAGGTGCAGGGTGTGATTGGTGGAACCACCGGTGGCCAAGAGCCCCACCACCGCGTTGAGGATCGCCCGCTCGTCGACGATCTCCCCCAGCGGCGTGTACTCCTCCCCGCCGTGCACCAGGTCCACCACCCGCTGGGCGGCGGCGTCGGTGAGAGCGTCCCGTAGCGCCGTTCCGGGGTTGATGAACGACGCCCCGGGCAGGTGCAGGCCGAGGATCTCCATGAACATCTGATTGCTGTTGGCGGTGCCGTAGAAAGTGCAGGTGCCCGGCGAATGGTAGGAGGCGGACTCGGCGTCCAGCAGCTCCCGCTGGCTGATCTTGCCCTCGGCGTAGAGCTGGCGGATGCGCGCCTTCTCCTTGTTGGACAGCCCCGACGGCATGGGCCCGGCGGGGATGAAGACCACCGGCAGATGGCCGAAGGAGAGAGCACCTAGCAGCAGGCCGGGGATGATCTTGTCGCACACTCCCATGCACACCGCGCCGTCGAACATATTGTGGGAAAGGGCGACGGCGGTGGACAAAGCAATGACGTCGCGACTGAACAGGGAGAGCTCCATCCCCGGCTGACCCTGGGTGACGCCGTCGCACATGGCGGGAACGCCGCCGGCGAACTGAGCCACGGCGCCGCGCTGGCGTACCGCCTCCTTGATGCGCTGGGGATAGGTCTCGAAGGGCTGGTGCGCCGACAGCATGTCGTTGTAGGCCGAGACGATGGCGATATTGGGCTCCTCCCCCTCCTTCAGCGCCTCCTTGTCGTGGGCGCCGCAAGCGGCAAAGCCATGGGCCAGGTTGGAGCACGAGAGCTGCGTGCGGGTGCGCCCGTCACGAGCGGCGCGGTGGATCTTGTCGAGATAGCTCTGTCGGGAGAGCCGGCTGCGACGGCGCACCCGCTCGGTGACGGCTTCGAGAGTGGGGTGGAGCTTCGTCATTTCACATCCTAGGATGAGTCAAATCGGTGAAAGTGAGCTAGTAAATCGATCAAGCTGGCCGAAGTCATCGCCCTGGAACTGTACAATCTTCCGGCCACAGTCGATCAGCATCGTCCTCAAGAGACTAACAGGAGACCGCCCGTGCCCCCATCCCAGCATCCTTCCTCCTCGCCCCTGGCAGAGCTCTTGAGCCGCGCGCCGGTGCTGCCGGTGTTGGTGGTGAAGCAAGCCGACGACGCAGTGCCCCTGGCCCGTGCCCTGGCCGCCGGCGGGCTGCCGATCCTGGAGATCACCCTGCGCACCGTCGACGCCCTGGAAGCGGTGCGCCGCATCGCCGCCGAGGTCCCGGAGGCGGTGGTGGGAGTGGGCACCGTCACCCACCCCGCTCAGCTGGACGAAGCGGCGAAAGCCGGCGCCCGCTTCGCCGTCAGTCCCGGACTGCCGCCGACGCTGGCGGCAGCGGCCTCCGACGCGCCCATCCCGCTCTTGCCGGGGGTGCAGACGGCGACGGAGGCGATGGCGGCCCAGGATCTAGGATTCCACCTGCTCAAGCTCTTCCCCGCCTCGGTGGCGGGGGGCGTGGCGGCCCTCAAGGCTCTCGGCGGTCCGCTACCGGACTTGCGCTTCTGCCCCACCGGCGGCATCTCCGCCGCCACCTTTCGCGACTACCTGGCCCTGCCTAACGTGATCTGCGTCGGCGGCTCCTGGGTGGCGCCGGCGGCGGCGGTGGCCGCCCGCGACTGGCAAGGGATCACCCTCCTCGCCAAGGAGGCCAGCTCATGAAGATCAAGACCGACGCCCCCTTCGACATGATCGTCATCGGCGCCAGCGGCGACCTGGCCCAGCGCAAGCTCCTGCCAGCGCTGTACTTTCTGCACAAACATGGCGACCTCTCCCCCACCGGACGCATCATCGGCGTGGCGCGCCATGAGTGGACCCAGGATGAATTCCTGCGCACCGCCGAGGCCAGCTGCCGCAAATACCTCGACCAGGGCGATTTCTCCGACGACGATTGGAGCTCCTTCGCCCGGCGGCTGCACTATCTGGCCCTGGCCGCCACCGAGCCCGAGAGCTACGCCGACCTGGCCCGGCTGCTGGCGCAGGACGGCGAGGACGCGGAACGGCGGGCGCGCATCTTCTACCTGGCGACGCCGCCGGATCTCTACGGCAGCATCAGTCACGCCATCGCCGCCGCCGGCCTGATCACCTCCGGTGCCCGCATCGTGCTGGAAAAACCCATCGGCAGCGACCTCGACTCCGCCGCCGCCATCAACGCCTCCGTCGGCGAGGTCTTCCCCGAGGACCGCATCTACCGCATCGACCACTACCTGGGCAAAGAGACGGTGCAAAACCTCATGGCCCTGCGCTTCGGCAACGCTCTCTTCGAGCCCATGTGGCGTTCGGAGCACGTCGATCACGTGCAGATCACCGTCGCCGAGACCCTCGGCGTGGAGGGCCGGGGCGCCTACTACGACCAGAGCGGCGCGCTGCGGGACATGGTGCAGAACCACCTCCTCCAGCTCCTCTGCCTGGTGGCCATGGAACCCCCCAGCCGCCTGGCCCAGGACGCCATCCGCGAAGAGAAGATCAAGGTTCTGCGCTCGCTGCGACCCATCGAAGGAGAGGATCTGGCACGCAAGACGGTGCGCGGGCAATACCGCGAGGGCGCCATCGCCGGACAGTCGGTGGTGGGTTATTTGGAGGAACCGGACACCGACCCCGCCTCCGGCACCGAGACCTTCGTCGCCCTCAAGGCGGAGGTGGACAATTGGCGTTGGGCCGGCGTGCCCTTCTATCTGCGCACCGGCAAGCGCATGGGGCATCGCGTGTCGGAGATCATCATCCAATTCCGCAGGGTGCCGCACCTGCTCTTCACCGATCAGGCCAACGCCATTCAGGACAACCGCTTGGTGATCCGCCTGCAGCCGGACGAGAGCATCAAGCTGGCGCTGATGATCAAGACCCCCGGGGCCGGCATGGCCCTGCGCCGGGTGCACCTCAACCTGAATATGGCGGAGACCTTCGAGGAGCGCCCGGCCCTGGCCTATGAACGCCTGCTCATGGACGTCATCCGCGGCAACGCCACCCTCTTCATGCACCGCACCGAGGTGGAAGAGGCCTGGCGCTGGATCGACACCATCCTCGAAGGCTGGGAGGCCCGCGGCGACCGCCCCCGCTATTACAATGCCGGTACCTGGGGTCCGCCGGAGTCCATCGCCCTGGTGGTGAGGGACGAGCGGGCCTGGTACGAGCACCTGGTATGAGCCCCGAAGAACAACACTTTCCCAACCCCCAAGGGCTCGCCGAAGCCCTGGCGGAGGAGCTCGCCGGGGTCCTGG contains:
- the eda gene encoding bifunctional 4-hydroxy-2-oxoglutarate aldolase/2-dehydro-3-deoxy-phosphogluconate aldolase; the encoded protein is MPPSQHPSSSPLAELLSRAPVLPVLVVKQADDAVPLARALAAGGLPILEITLRTVDALEAVRRIAAEVPEAVVGVGTVTHPAQLDEAAKAGARFAVSPGLPPTLAAAASDAPIPLLPGVQTATEAMAAQDLGFHLLKLFPASVAGGVAALKALGGPLPDLRFCPTGGISAATFRDYLALPNVICVGGSWVAPAAAVAARDWQGITLLAKEASS
- a CDS encoding GNAT family N-acetyltransferase produces the protein MQLSDPPRAGTPEGAALGIELRFPELSDVDGLYAAVQESFPELHPWMGWCHQGYSRQETLEFIIAQAQARTDGSGFEFLIVGEEGQILGVCGVNGIDAEAGTANLGYWIRTSATGRGLATEAVQRLVRWTFEHTPVERIEIRAAKDNVGSRRVAAKAGAHQRKVLEGGLEVGDRTYDAVVFTLERPGS
- the edd gene encoding phosphogluconate dehydratase codes for the protein MTKLHPTLEAVTERVRRRSRLSRQSYLDKIHRAARDGRTRTQLSCSNLAHGFAACGAHDKEALKEGEEPNIAIVSAYNDMLSAHQPFETYPQRIKEAVRQRGAVAQFAGGVPAMCDGVTQGQPGMELSLFSRDVIALSTAVALSHNMFDGAVCMGVCDKIIPGLLLGALSFGHLPVVFIPAGPMPSGLSNKEKARIRQLYAEGKISQRELLDAESASYHSPGTCTFYGTANSNQMFMEILGLHLPGASFINPGTALRDALTDAAAQRVVDLVHGGEEYTPLGEIVDERAILNAVVGLLATGGSTNHTLHLVAIARAAGVIIDWQDFDRLSSAVPLLARVYPNGSADVNHFHQAGGLPFLIGQLLDAGLLHPDVRTIAGPGLERYRREALLEDGELAWRPSPEKSRDALILRSHDDPFQATGGLRLVDGKLGRGVVKTSAVKEKHRRVEAPARIFERQEELVRAFDAGELDRDFVAVVRFQGPRANGMPELHKLMPQLGVLQDRGHSVALVTDGRLSGASGKVLSAIHLTPEAAVGGPLARLQDGDRILLDPENGVLEVQVPDEEWEARSSSLALTAPGDLGDFHQGLGRELFTGFRAVANGAEQGAMSFGAGAFGHEPHPALESDGESADAHDSAGGTASAARPAPAEAVLGGSFEDA
- the zwf gene encoding glucose-6-phosphate dehydrogenase; amino-acid sequence: MKIKTDAPFDMIVIGASGDLAQRKLLPALYFLHKHGDLSPTGRIIGVARHEWTQDEFLRTAEASCRKYLDQGDFSDDDWSSFARRLHYLALAATEPESYADLARLLAQDGEDAERRARIFYLATPPDLYGSISHAIAAAGLITSGARIVLEKPIGSDLDSAAAINASVGEVFPEDRIYRIDHYLGKETVQNLMALRFGNALFEPMWRSEHVDHVQITVAETLGVEGRGAYYDQSGALRDMVQNHLLQLLCLVAMEPPSRLAQDAIREEKIKVLRSLRPIEGEDLARKTVRGQYREGAIAGQSVVGYLEEPDTDPASGTETFVALKAEVDNWRWAGVPFYLRTGKRMGHRVSEIIIQFRRVPHLLFTDQANAIQDNRLVIRLQPDESIKLALMIKTPGAGMALRRVHLNLNMAETFEERPALAYERLLMDVIRGNATLFMHRTEVEEAWRWIDTILEGWEARGDRPRYYNAGTWGPPESIALVVRDERAWYEHLV